One window of Salegentibacter sp. Hel_I_6 genomic DNA carries:
- the rplR gene encoding 50S ribosomal protein L18, which translates to MAVSKQDRRNKIRKRVRKSITGTASRPRLSVFRSNKEIYAQIIDDVEGKTLAAASSRDKGVTAEGDKSKQAELVGKALAEKALKAGVETISFDRGGYLYHGRVKSLAEGAREGGLKF; encoded by the coding sequence ATGGCAGTTTCAAAACAAGATAGACGAAATAAGATAAGAAAGCGTGTTCGTAAGTCAATTACAGGCACCGCTAGCCGTCCAAGATTATCTGTATTTAGAAGTAATAAAGAAATTTATGCTCAAATTATAGATGATGTAGAAGGAAAAACCCTGGCTGCAGCCTCTTCGAGAGATAAAGGTGTAACAGCAGAAGGTGATAAATCCAAACAAGCAGAATTGGTTGGTAAAGCCCTTGCTGAAAAAGCTTTAAAGGCCGGTGTAGAAACCATTTCTTTTGACAGAGGTGGTTACCTGTATCACGGAAGAGTTAAATCATTAGCAGAAGGTGCTCGCGAAGGAGGACTAAAATTCTAG
- the rpsE gene encoding 30S ribosomal protein S5 yields the protein MYQDYKNVEHVKPGGLELKDRLVGVQRVTKVTKGGRAFGFSAIVVVGDENGVVGQGLGKSKEVADAISKAVEDAKKNLVRIPLHKGSLPHEQKGKYGGARVLLLPAATGTGIIAGGAIRAVLESVGVHDVLSKNQGSSNPHNVVKATFDALLQLRSADTVAKQRGISLEKVFKG from the coding sequence ATGTATCAAGATTATAAAAACGTAGAACATGTAAAACCGGGCGGACTTGAATTAAAAGATCGTTTGGTAGGAGTACAACGTGTGACCAAAGTAACCAAAGGTGGTAGAGCTTTTGGATTTTCTGCTATCGTAGTAGTAGGAGATGAGAATGGTGTTGTAGGGCAAGGTTTAGGTAAATCTAAAGAAGTTGCTGATGCTATCTCTAAAGCTGTGGAAGATGCAAAGAAGAATTTAGTGCGTATTCCTTTACATAAAGGAAGCCTTCCGCACGAACAGAAAGGTAAGTATGGTGGTGCAAGAGTTCTTTTGCTACCGGCTGCAACTGGTACCGGGATTATTGCCGGTGGTGCAATTCGTGCCGTACTGGAATCTGTTGGTGTACACGACGTACTTTCTAAAAACCAGGGGTCTTCAAACCCTCACAACGTAGTAAAAGCTACATTCGATGCGCTACTTCAATTAAGAAGTGCTGATACTGTTGCTAAACAACGTGGTATTTCACTAGAAAAGGTTTTTAAAGGATAA
- the rplF gene encoding 50S ribosomal protein L6, producing MSRIGKNPITIPEGVNVDLKDGIVTVKGKLGELKQEINDIDVKIEDGVISFERSSEKSDQKAKHGLYRALVNNMIEGVSSGYTKSLELVGVGYRATNQGQKLDLAVGFSHNIVIDLAPEVQVETISEKGKNPIVKLTSYDKQLVGQVAAKIRSFRAPEPYKGKGIKYVGEQLRRKAGKSA from the coding sequence ATGTCAAGAATAGGTAAAAACCCAATTACAATCCCTGAAGGTGTGAATGTAGACCTTAAAGATGGTATTGTAACGGTAAAAGGAAAATTAGGAGAACTTAAACAAGAGATTAACGACATTGATGTGAAAATTGAAGATGGTGTTATTTCTTTTGAACGTTCTTCAGAGAAAAGTGATCAAAAAGCAAAACACGGTTTGTACCGTGCTTTGGTTAACAATATGATAGAAGGAGTTTCTAGCGGGTATACGAAATCATTGGAATTGGTAGGAGTTGGATATAGAGCTACTAACCAGGGACAAAAATTAGATTTAGCCGTTGGGTTTTCCCATAATATTGTAATAGATTTGGCGCCAGAAGTTCAGGTAGAAACAATTTCAGAAAAAGGTAAAAACCCAATTGTGAAATTGACTTCTTACGATAAACAACTTGTGGGTCAGGTAGCTGCTAAAATACGTTCTTTCAGAGCGCCAGAGCCTTATAAAGGAAAGGGTATTAAATATGTTGGAGAACAATTACGTAGAAAAGCAGGTAAATCAGCTTAA
- the rpsD gene encoding 30S ribosomal protein S4, producing the protein MARYTGPKTKIARKFGEAIFGDDKSFEKRNYPPGQHGNNRRRGKKSEYAIQLMEKQKAKYTYGILERQFSNMFKKATRAQGITGEVLLQLCESRLDNVVFRMGIAPTRSAARQFVSHRHITVNGELVNIPSYQLKAGDVVSVREKSKSLQAIQDSLANSSNVYEWITWNNETKEGTFVSVPGRIQIPENINEQFIVELYSK; encoded by the coding sequence ATGGCAAGATATACTGGTCCAAAGACTAAAATAGCCCGAAAGTTCGGTGAAGCTATTTTCGGAGACGATAAGTCTTTTGAAAAAAGAAATTATCCTCCGGGACAACACGGTAATAACCGTCGTCGCGGTAAAAAATCTGAATATGCTATCCAGTTAATGGAAAAGCAAAAAGCAAAGTATACCTACGGTATTCTTGAGCGTCAATTTAGTAATATGTTTAAAAAAGCTACTAGAGCGCAAGGAATTACTGGTGAAGTACTACTTCAACTTTGTGAATCTCGTCTTGATAATGTAGTGTTTAGAATGGGCATTGCTCCAACTAGAAGCGCCGCAAGACAATTCGTATCTCACAGACACATTACGGTTAATGGCGAGTTGGTAAATATACCATCTTACCAATTGAAAGCGGGTGATGTTGTAAGTGTTCGTGAAAAATCAAAATCTTTACAGGCTATCCAGGATTCACTAGCTAACTCTAGCAATGTTTACGAATGGATTACCTGGAATAACGAAACTAAAGAAGGAACTTTTGTTTCAGTACCCGGACGTATTCAGATTCCGGAAAACATAAATGAACAATTCATCGTCGAATTATATTCGAAATAA
- the secY gene encoding preprotein translocase subunit SecY has translation MKFINTIQNIWKIEELKNRILVTLGLLLVYRFGAQVVLPGIDASQLSNLASQTDGGLLGLLNAFTGGAFSNASVFALGIMPYISASIVVQLMGIAIPYLQKLQKEGESGRRKINQITRWLTIAITLVQGPGYIYNLFATLPQQAFLLGDTVTFVASAVVILTTGTIFAMWLGEKITDKGIGNGISLLIMVGIIATLPQAFIQEFASRVFESNGGLIMILIELVIWFAIILASVMLVMAVRQIPVQYARRTASGGYEKNVFGSRQYIPLKLNASGVMPIIFAQAIMFIPAAVAGLSESDAAQGVTAAFSDIFGFWYNVVFALLIIVFTYFYTAITVPTNKMADDLKRSGGFIPGIRPGTETAEFLDRIMSQITLPGSIFLALIAVFPAIVVQLLGVQQGWALFFGGTSLLIMVGVAIDTMQQVNSYLLNRHYDGLMKTGKNRKAVA, from the coding sequence ATGAAATTCATCAATACTATTCAAAATATTTGGAAGATCGAGGAACTAAAAAACAGAATTTTAGTAACCCTCGGTCTATTGTTAGTTTATCGTTTTGGGGCACAAGTTGTGCTTCCCGGGATAGATGCTTCACAGTTGTCCAATCTGGCATCCCAAACAGATGGAGGTCTTTTAGGCCTCTTAAATGCGTTTACAGGTGGTGCGTTTTCTAATGCCTCTGTTTTTGCACTGGGAATTATGCCTTATATCTCAGCTTCCATTGTAGTTCAGCTTATGGGTATTGCGATACCTTATTTGCAGAAACTGCAGAAGGAAGGAGAGAGCGGTAGACGTAAGATCAATCAAATCACTCGTTGGCTAACTATTGCGATTACTTTAGTACAGGGACCTGGTTATATTTATAACCTTTTTGCTACACTACCGCAACAAGCCTTTTTATTAGGTGATACAGTTACATTTGTAGCTTCTGCTGTGGTAATTCTTACTACAGGGACTATTTTTGCAATGTGGCTGGGTGAAAAGATAACCGACAAAGGTATTGGTAATGGTATTTCGCTATTAATTATGGTAGGTATTATTGCTACTTTACCTCAGGCATTTATCCAGGAATTTGCTTCCAGGGTATTTGAATCTAATGGAGGTCTTATTATGATTCTTATTGAATTGGTAATTTGGTTTGCTATTATTCTTGCTTCGGTAATGTTGGTAATGGCCGTACGCCAAATTCCTGTACAGTATGCCAGAAGAACTGCTTCTGGTGGTTACGAGAAAAATGTTTTTGGATCAAGACAGTACATTCCTCTTAAGCTTAATGCTTCAGGAGTAATGCCTATTATATTTGCTCAGGCTATTATGTTTATCCCGGCTGCTGTTGCAGGACTTTCTGAGTCTGATGCAGCGCAGGGTGTTACCGCTGCCTTTAGTGATATATTTGGGTTCTGGTATAATGTAGTATTTGCATTATTAATTATTGTATTTACTTACTTCTATACCGCGATTACTGTACCTACTAATAAAATGGCTGATGATCTTAAACGAAGTGGAGGATTTATTCCGGGCATTCGTCCAGGAACTGAAACCGCGGAGTTTTTAGACAGAATTATGTCTCAAATTACCTTGCCAGGATCTATTTTCCTTGCGCTTATTGCTGTGTTCCCAGCGATTGTGGTGCAACTCTTAGGTGTGCAACAAGGATGGGCATTATTTTTTGGAGGAACCTCGCTTTTAATTATGGTTGGAGTTGCAATAGATACTATGCAACAAGTAAATTCTTACTTGCTGAATAGACATTACGACGGATTAATGAAAACAGGTAAAAACAGAAAAGCAGTAGCTTAA
- the rpsM gene encoding 30S ribosomal protein S13, with protein MARIAGVDIPKQKRGVIALTYIFGIGRSRAEKILSQAKVDESTKVSDWNDDEIGRIREAVGEFTIEGELRTEVQLSIKRLMDIGCYRGIRHRSGLPLRGQRTKNNSRTRKGRRKTVANKKKATK; from the coding sequence ATGGCAAGAATTGCAGGGGTAGATATACCTAAACAAAAGCGAGGAGTTATAGCATTGACCTATATCTTCGGAATTGGTAGAAGCAGGGCTGAAAAGATCCTTAGCCAGGCCAAAGTAGATGAAAGCACAAAAGTTTCAGACTGGAACGATGATGAAATTGGTCGTATTCGTGAAGCTGTGGGTGAATTTACAATCGAAGGAGAATTACGTACAGAAGTGCAGTTGAGTATTAAACGTCTAATGGATATTGGATGTTATAGAGGTATTCGTCACAGAAGTGGTTTACCACTTAGAGGACAGAGAACCAAAAATAACTCAAGAACCAGAAAAGGTAGAAGAAAAACAGTTGCTAACAAGAAGAAAGCGACTAAATAG
- the rpsK gene encoding 30S ribosomal protein S11, producing the protein MAKKTVQKKRKVTVESVGQAHVTASFNNIIVSLTNKKGDVIAWSSAGKMGFRGSKKNTPYAAQLAAEDASKVAHEAGLRKVKVYVKGPGNGRESAIRSLHNNGIEVTEIIDVTPLPHNGCRPPKRRRV; encoded by the coding sequence ATGGCAAAGAAGACAGTTCAAAAAAAGCGTAAAGTAACCGTTGAGTCCGTAGGGCAAGCGCACGTTACGGCTTCTTTCAATAACATTATTGTTTCCCTTACCAATAAGAAGGGTGACGTTATTGCTTGGTCATCTGCAGGAAAAATGGGTTTTAGAGGTTCTAAAAAGAATACTCCTTATGCTGCCCAGTTAGCTGCAGAAGACGCGTCTAAAGTAGCTCACGAGGCTGGTTTGCGCAAAGTTAAAGTTTACGTTAAGGGGCCGGGGAATGGTAGAGAATCTGCTATTCGTTCGCTTCATAACAACGGGATTGAAGTAACTGAAATTATTGATGTTACTCCATTACCACACAATGGATGTCGTCCTCCTAAGAGACGTAGAGTTTAA
- a CDS encoding DNA-directed RNA polymerase subunit alpha yields the protein MAILNFQKPDKVIMIDSTDFEGKFEFRPLEPGYGLTVGNALRRVLLSSLEGYAITSIRIEGVDHEFSAIPGVVEDVTEIILNLKQIRFKRQIDEIDNEAVTISVSGEEQITAGHFQKFISGFQVLNPDQVVCTADKKVNLNMEMTIEKGRGYVPAEENKKANAPLGTIFTDSIYTPIKNVKYSIENYRVEQKTDYEKLVFEIVSDGSIHPKDALTEAAKTLIHHFMLFSDERITLEADEIAQTETYDEESLHMRQLLKTKLVDMDLSVRALNCLKAAEVDTLGDLVSYNKNDLMKFRNFGKKSLTELEELVSNKGLNFGMDLSKYKLDKD from the coding sequence ATGGCAATACTAAATTTTCAGAAGCCCGATAAAGTTATAATGATTGATTCAACAGATTTCGAAGGGAAATTTGAATTTCGCCCTTTGGAACCTGGCTATGGATTAACCGTTGGTAACGCTTTAAGAAGAGTGCTTTTATCTTCATTAGAAGGTTATGCAATCACTTCCATTCGTATAGAAGGCGTAGATCACGAATTCTCCGCTATTCCAGGAGTTGTTGAAGACGTAACAGAAATTATCCTGAATCTTAAGCAAATTAGGTTCAAAAGGCAAATTGATGAAATAGATAACGAAGCCGTTACCATTTCTGTATCTGGAGAAGAACAAATTACTGCCGGTCACTTTCAAAAATTCATTTCAGGCTTTCAAGTGCTAAACCCAGATCAAGTGGTTTGTACTGCAGATAAGAAAGTAAACCTGAATATGGAAATGACCATAGAAAAAGGTAGAGGTTATGTTCCGGCCGAAGAAAACAAAAAAGCCAACGCACCTCTTGGAACTATATTTACAGATTCTATTTATACACCAATAAAGAACGTAAAGTATAGCATTGAAAACTATCGTGTAGAACAAAAAACCGATTATGAAAAATTGGTTTTTGAAATCGTAAGCGATGGTTCTATTCATCCAAAAGATGCACTTACTGAAGCTGCAAAAACACTTATCCACCACTTTATGTTATTCTCTGACGAGCGTATTACGCTAGAAGCTGATGAGATAGCACAAACTGAAACTTATGATGAGGAATCCCTTCACATGAGACAGTTGCTAAAAACTAAGTTGGTAGATATGGATCTTTCAGTAAGAGCTTTAAATTGCTTAAAAGCGGCTGAAGTTGATACCCTAGGAGACCTTGTTTCTTACAATAAAAATGACTTGATGAAGTTTAGAAACTTCGGAAAGAAATCTTTGACAGAGCTTGAAGAACTGGTAAGTAACAAAGGACTTAACTTTGGTATGGACCTTTCAAAATACAAATTAGATAAGGACTAA
- the rpmD gene encoding 50S ribosomal protein L30, which produces MGKIKVTKVKSAINRSKNQKLVLESLGLKKIGQTVEHNDTPNILGMVNKVKHLVSVEETK; this is translated from the coding sequence ATGGGAAAGATAAAAGTTACAAAAGTAAAAAGTGCTATTAACCGATCTAAAAATCAGAAATTGGTTTTAGAGTCTCTTGGTCTTAAGAAAATTGGCCAGACGGTAGAGCATAACGATACGCCAAACATCCTTGGTATGGTAAATAAAGTTAAACATTTAGTTTCTGTAGAAGAAACAAAATAA
- the infA gene encoding translation initiation factor IF-1 has translation MAKQPAIEQDGTIIEALSNAMFRVELENGHVVTAHISGKMRMHYIKLLPGDKVKLEMSPYDLSKARITYRY, from the coding sequence ATGGCAAAACAACCGGCAATAGAACAAGACGGAACAATTATAGAAGCATTATCTAATGCAATGTTTCGTGTAGAATTGGAAAATGGTCACGTTGTGACAGCACATATCTCAGGAAAGATGCGTATGCACTACATTAAGTTGTTACCTGGAGATAAAGTAAAACTGGAAATGAGTCCTTACGATTTGAGTAAAGCTCGTATTACATACAGATACTAA
- the rplO gene encoding 50S ribosomal protein L15, producing MELNNLKPAKGSVKSNNKRVGRGEGSGKGGTATRGHKGAKSRSGYSKKIGFEGGQMPLQRRVPKFGFTNRNRVAYQGVNLDTLQRLVDEGKIKDTVEVSTLIDNGLVSKNEPVKILGRGELKTKLKISVHKFTASAKEAIEAAGGEVVTL from the coding sequence ATGGAATTAAATAACTTAAAACCTGCAAAAGGTTCAGTTAAGAGTAACAACAAACGTGTTGGCCGTGGAGAAGGATCAGGTAAAGGTGGTACTGCCACCCGTGGTCACAAAGGGGCTAAGTCTCGTTCTGGTTACTCCAAGAAGATAGGTTTTGAAGGTGGGCAAATGCCACTTCAACGCCGTGTTCCAAAATTTGGTTTTACTAACAGAAATCGTGTTGCTTATCAAGGTGTAAATCTTGATACTCTTCAACGTTTGGTTGATGAAGGTAAAATTAAAGATACTGTAGAGGTTAGTACTTTGATCGATAACGGTCTTGTAAGTAAAAACGAACCAGTAAAGATATTAGGTAGAGGTGAATTAAAGACAAAGTTGAAAATATCTGTTCATAAATTTACTGCCTCAGCAAAAGAAGCTATAGAAGCTGCTGGAGGTGAAGTTGTTACTTTATAA
- the ykgO gene encoding type B 50S ribosomal protein L36: MKVRASVKKRSADCKIVRRKGRLYVINKKNPRFKQRQG, translated from the coding sequence ATGAAAGTTAGAGCATCAGTAAAGAAAAGAAGTGCCGACTGCAAAATAGTACGCAGAAAAGGGCGCCTTTACGTAATTAACAAAAAGAATCCTAGATTTAAACAAAGACAAGGCTAA